The following proteins come from a genomic window of Gynuella sunshinyii YC6258:
- the rarD gene encoding EamA family transporter RarD, whose amino-acid sequence MSTQKSGVLFALSAYGIWGFLVIYFKVLKHVPAQEILIHRIFWSIIFTGLLLVAFKNLNGLRTILHTPQKLMTLLLSSALIATNWLIFIWAIQHDRMLDASLGYYINPLVNILLGLVFLQEKLRRLQWFAVALAFSGVAIQLIAFGKLPWISLALAMSFGVYGLIRKQVQIDAQTGLFVETLILLLPAIIYVFWNDHNETFNMLNNSWQLNIWLILAGPFTSIPLILFAAGAKRLNYSTMGFFQYIAPSVMFLLAVFVFGEVFTLSKGVTFGFIWTALFIFSYDGIHQHRQQRRKLAPV is encoded by the coding sequence ATGAGCACTCAAAAGAGCGGCGTTTTATTTGCCCTGTCAGCCTATGGCATATGGGGATTTCTGGTCATTTATTTTAAAGTGCTGAAACACGTTCCGGCACAGGAAATTCTAATCCACCGGATATTCTGGAGCATTATATTTACCGGCCTGTTGCTGGTGGCTTTTAAGAACCTGAATGGTCTGCGTACCATCCTGCACACCCCCCAAAAACTGATGACTCTGTTGCTGTCCAGCGCTCTGATCGCCACCAACTGGCTGATATTCATCTGGGCTATTCAGCATGACCGCATGCTGGATGCCAGTCTGGGTTATTACATCAATCCGCTGGTGAATATCCTGTTGGGTTTGGTGTTTTTGCAGGAAAAACTACGCCGTTTGCAATGGTTTGCGGTTGCACTCGCCTTCTCTGGCGTTGCCATACAGCTGATTGCGTTCGGTAAACTGCCCTGGATCTCGCTGGCACTGGCCATGAGCTTCGGGGTATATGGCCTGATCCGCAAACAGGTACAGATCGATGCCCAGACAGGACTGTTCGTGGAAACACTGATCCTGTTGTTACCGGCCATCATTTATGTATTCTGGAATGATCATAATGAGACATTCAATATGCTCAACAACTCATGGCAGCTGAACATATGGCTGATACTGGCCGGCCCGTTTACCAGCATTCCATTGATCTTGTTTGCCGCAGGCGCTAAACGCCTTAATTACAGCACCATGGGATTTTTCCAGTACATTGCCCCCAGCGTGATGTTTTTACTGGCAGTATTTGTATTTGGTGAAGTATTTACTCTGTCCAAGGGGGTAACATTTGGGTTTATCTGGACAGCGCTGTTTATATTCAGTTATGACGGCATCCACCAACACAGACAGCAACGCCGGAAACTGGCACCCGTTTAA